From one Dyella sp. 2HG41-7 genomic stretch:
- a CDS encoding DUF1800 domain-containing protein, translating to MAIGIAGFRRLRSSAWLGLLLVGAAPLVASLPTQATQSAPLSADDIAWLRRDTFGLDSATIERYRELGRTRFLDQQLAGGDDPLPPAVAPLINSYEVYNTSPAKLVAEYRDEQKKVKEVDAADTNAKDMAKKDFQKYRRELYRQSAEIELLRAIYGGNQLKEQMVWFWLNHFNIYAAKGGVGLFAADYEEDVIRPNALGKFKDLVMATLESPAMQLYLDNAHNIRGKTNENYARELMELHTLGVNAGYTQQDVQQLSLILTGAGIVPQRERNVVDGIDGNFLNQRPGIVRNGLFVFLPGRHDFSDKQFLGHTIKGSGFNEIKQAVDLIVAQPACAQFISRQLAAYFVSDNPPPALVDAMAKTFQNTDGDIAAVLRTMFLSKYITQGEAKKFKDPTQFLVSAMRLSYDGKPISNADPLVNWLNQMAEPVYGHITPDGWASDDASWSSSGQMAKRFDVARAIGSGRNRLFANGDGEVVHIDPPMLNSALFQQTLQPNLSDATRTALAKATSQVEWNTFLLASPDFNYR from the coding sequence ATGGCTATCGGCATTGCAGGGTTTCGGCGACTAAGAAGTTCAGCTTGGTTGGGGTTGCTGCTGGTCGGCGCGGCGCCGCTCGTTGCGTCTCTCCCAACACAGGCAACGCAAAGCGCGCCATTGAGCGCCGACGACATCGCATGGTTACGTCGTGACACCTTCGGACTGGACAGCGCCACGATCGAACGCTATCGAGAACTCGGGCGCACCCGCTTTCTCGATCAACAACTCGCCGGCGGCGACGATCCCCTTCCCCCCGCCGTCGCGCCGCTGATCAACAGCTACGAGGTCTACAACACCTCGCCCGCCAAGCTGGTGGCGGAATATCGCGACGAGCAGAAAAAAGTGAAGGAAGTCGACGCCGCCGACACCAACGCCAAGGACATGGCGAAGAAGGATTTTCAAAAATACCGCCGCGAGCTGTATCGCCAAAGCGCCGAAATCGAGCTGCTTCGCGCGATTTACGGCGGCAACCAATTGAAAGAGCAGATGGTGTGGTTCTGGCTCAACCACTTCAATATTTATGCGGCCAAAGGCGGTGTCGGTTTGTTCGCGGCGGACTATGAAGAAGACGTCATCCGTCCGAATGCGCTGGGTAAGTTCAAGGACTTGGTCATGGCTACGCTGGAAAGCCCGGCCATGCAGCTGTACTTGGACAATGCGCACAATATCCGCGGCAAAACCAACGAAAATTACGCGCGCGAATTGATGGAGTTGCATACGTTAGGCGTCAACGCCGGCTACACGCAACAGGATGTGCAGCAGTTGTCGCTGATCCTTACCGGCGCGGGAATCGTCCCGCAACGCGAAAGGAATGTCGTCGACGGCATCGACGGAAATTTCTTAAATCAGCGTCCCGGCATTGTACGAAACGGTTTGTTCGTATTCCTGCCCGGCAGGCACGACTTCTCCGACAAGCAGTTCCTTGGCCATACCATCAAAGGCTCTGGCTTCAACGAAATCAAACAGGCGGTCGATCTGATCGTCGCGCAACCGGCGTGTGCGCAATTCATTTCGCGTCAGCTTGCGGCTTATTTCGTTTCGGATAATCCACCGCCCGCGCTCGTGGATGCGATGGCAAAAACATTCCAAAACACTGATGGCGATATTGCCGCCGTGTTGCGCACGATGTTCCTGTCGAAGTACATCACGCAGGGCGAGGCCAAGAAGTTCAAAGACCCCACGCAATTCCTGGTGTCAGCCATGCGCTTGAGCTACGACGGCAAGCCGATTTCCAACGCGGATCCACTGGTGAACTGGCTCAATCAGATGGCCGAACCCGTGTACGGCCACATCACGCCGGACGGCTGGGCAAGCGATGATGCGAGCTGGTCCAGCTCCGGTCAGATGGCGAAGCGCTTCGACGTTGCGCGCGCCATCGGCAGCGGACGCAATCGCTTGTTCGCCAATGGCGACGGCGAGGTGGTGCACATCGATCCGCCGATGCTCAATTCCGCTTTGTTCCAACAGACGCTGCAACCGAATTTGTCCGACGCCACGCGCACTGCGCTGGCAAAAGCGACTTCGCAAGTGGAATGGAACACCTTTCTGCTGGCGTCACCCGACTTCAACTATCGCTGA
- a CDS encoding DUF1501 domain-containing protein yields the protein MNRREFLLAAASATALPALSLSGRLFAAPTNSPRFLFVFLRGGYDCNNFLVPYGSDFYYESRPTIAIAKPDANNPNTTIPLDANWGLNPVLRDSIYPMWQKKQAVFIPFAGTDDLSRSHFETQDNIERGEPSSEGGNFRSGFLGRLSSVLTDTPAIAFTNSLPLSFQGAGKDIPNISLRGDTKAHFDDRQSAILAGMYKNTSLASAAADGLSLRTTVSKDLQNEMAAASRGAPNANGFAKETQRIATLMRDQYRLGFVDVGGWDTHVNQGNVTGGLANNLRNLGEGLAAYAATLGSEWDNTTVVVVSEFGRTFRENGDRGTDHGHGTVHWVLGGKVNGGRIAGEQVAVNQQNLLQNRDYQVLNNYRDVYSGLLARVWGLRGNQLQSVFPGATPRDLQLV from the coding sequence ATGAACCGTCGCGAATTCCTGCTTGCCGCTGCCAGCGCTACCGCCCTGCCCGCGCTATCGCTTTCCGGCAGACTTTTTGCAGCGCCGACCAACTCGCCGCGCTTTCTGTTTGTGTTTCTGCGCGGCGGTTACGACTGCAATAACTTTCTGGTGCCGTATGGCAGCGACTTCTATTACGAGTCGCGCCCGACGATCGCGATCGCTAAACCAGACGCCAACAATCCAAATACGACCATACCGCTCGACGCCAACTGGGGTCTCAACCCAGTGCTGCGCGACTCGATCTATCCGATGTGGCAAAAGAAGCAGGCGGTCTTTATTCCTTTCGCCGGCACCGACGATCTATCACGCAGCCACTTCGAGACCCAAGACAATATCGAACGCGGCGAGCCGTCGAGCGAAGGCGGCAATTTCCGCTCGGGTTTTCTGGGACGCCTCTCCAGCGTGCTGACCGACACGCCGGCGATCGCGTTCACCAATAGCCTGCCGCTCAGCTTCCAAGGCGCAGGCAAGGACATTCCGAATATCTCCTTGCGCGGCGACACGAAGGCGCATTTCGACGATCGGCAATCGGCGATTCTCGCGGGTATGTACAAAAACACGTCGCTGGCCTCCGCAGCGGCGGACGGCTTGAGTCTTCGCACCACGGTTTCGAAGGATCTGCAAAACGAAATGGCCGCAGCCAGTCGCGGTGCGCCGAACGCGAATGGATTCGCGAAAGAAACGCAGCGCATCGCTACTTTGATGCGCGATCAATATCGGCTTGGCTTTGTCGACGTCGGAGGTTGGGACACCCACGTCAACCAAGGTAATGTGACCGGCGGCTTGGCCAACAATCTGCGTAATCTCGGCGAAGGCTTGGCCGCCTATGCGGCGACGCTCGGCAGTGAGTGGGACAATACGACGGTTGTCGTGGTATCCGAATTCGGTCGTACATTCCGCGAAAACGGTGACCGTGGCACGGATCACGGCCACGGCACCGTGCACTGGGTATTAGGCGGCAAGGTCAATGGCGGACGTATCGCAGGCGAACAAGTGGCCGTAAATCAGCAGAATTTGCTGCAGAATCGGGACTATCAAGTGCTCAATAATTACCGCGATGTCTATAGCGGTTTGCTTGCGCGGGTCTGGGGTTTACGCGGCAATCAACTTCAGTCCGTTTTCCCGGGCGCGACACCGCGCGATTTGCAATTGGTCTGA
- a CDS encoding DUF1800 domain-containing protein, with the protein MRPIALASLSLSITLLLASTSIAAVTNTNFSSQDIVWLRRDSFGLDSATVTQYRALGRKAFLQKQLDDRLGDTLPRPIAAQIDAYEAFHTPLDQLLASLQQEQQQVRTMPDGPEKVAVNKAIQQHGNQVGLEAQQAELLHAIYGPNQLKEQMVWFWLNHFSVYAAKGRVRWELADYEQNAIRPHALGKFRDLVMATLQSPAMLEFLDNAQNAKGHVNENYARELMELHTLGVNAGYSQQDVQQLALILTGVGVAPVDGKPQQFNPAMAPLVVRDGMFEFNPQRHDFGDKVLLGKAIKGSGYDEVKQAVDLIVKQPACAQFVSRKLAAYFVSDNPPPELVARMASVFQRTDGDIAQVVRVMFESKDLLTHSGKKFKDPTQFVVSSVRLAFDGTPIVNAQPMVGWLNQLDQPLFGRITPDGWPLDNEAWSSSGQMAKRFDIANAIGTGNNQLFTPIGSKTRAAGFPMLTTRLYYQAIDPYLSQATRDALAKATSQQEWNTFLLASPDLNYR; encoded by the coding sequence ATGCGCCCGATTGCACTCGCATCCTTGTCGCTGTCGATAACCTTGCTGCTTGCATCGACATCTATCGCTGCCGTCACCAACACCAACTTCAGTTCGCAGGATATCGTCTGGTTGCGTCGCGATAGCTTTGGCTTGGATAGCGCGACGGTTACACAATATCGCGCGTTAGGCCGCAAAGCGTTTCTGCAGAAGCAACTCGACGATCGCCTTGGCGACACCCTGCCTCGACCCATCGCGGCCCAGATCGACGCCTACGAAGCCTTCCATACGCCGCTCGATCAACTGCTAGCCTCGCTTCAACAGGAACAACAGCAGGTTCGCACCATGCCTGACGGCCCCGAAAAAGTTGCCGTCAATAAAGCGATTCAGCAGCACGGCAATCAAGTCGGGCTGGAAGCGCAACAAGCCGAATTGCTGCACGCGATCTACGGGCCCAATCAGCTTAAGGAACAGATGGTGTGGTTCTGGCTGAATCATTTCAGCGTGTACGCTGCCAAAGGGCGCGTGCGCTGGGAATTGGCCGATTACGAACAGAACGCGATCCGCCCCCACGCATTGGGCAAGTTCCGCGATTTGGTGATGGCGACGTTGCAGAGCCCAGCGATGCTGGAGTTTCTCGACAACGCGCAAAACGCCAAAGGTCACGTCAACGAAAACTACGCGCGCGAGCTGATGGAGTTGCATACGCTCGGCGTCAATGCTGGATATTCCCAACAGGACGTGCAACAACTCGCATTGATACTCACCGGCGTAGGCGTTGCGCCTGTCGATGGCAAACCTCAGCAGTTCAATCCGGCGATGGCGCCGCTGGTCGTGCGCGACGGCATGTTCGAGTTCAATCCGCAACGGCACGATTTCGGCGATAAGGTATTGCTTGGAAAAGCCATCAAAGGAAGCGGTTACGACGAGGTAAAGCAGGCTGTCGATTTGATCGTAAAACAGCCCGCATGCGCACAATTCGTCTCGCGCAAACTCGCGGCTTATTTCGTCTCCGACAATCCGCCACCCGAACTTGTAGCGCGCATGGCCAGCGTCTTCCAACGCACAGATGGCGATATCGCCCAAGTCGTGCGCGTAATGTTCGAATCGAAGGACTTGCTCACCCACTCGGGCAAGAAATTCAAAGATCCCACCCAGTTCGTCGTCTCGTCCGTGCGGCTGGCGTTCGATGGAACGCCGATTGTCAACGCGCAACCGATGGTCGGCTGGCTCAATCAATTGGATCAGCCTCTATTCGGGCGCATCACTCCCGACGGCTGGCCACTCGACAACGAAGCGTGGTCCAGTTCCGGGCAAATGGCGAAGCGATTCGATATCGCCAATGCGATCGGCACCGGCAACAACCAACTATTTACGCCGATAGGAAGCAAGACGCGCGCGGCAGGCTTCCCGATGCTCACAACGCGCCTGTATTACCAGGCCATCGATCCGTACCTGTCGCAAGCGACACGCGATGCGTTGGCGAAAGCGACGTCGCAACAGGAATGGAATACGTTTCTGCTGGCGTCGCCGGATCTCAATTATCGCTGA
- a CDS encoding DUF1579 family protein: MAPLEMNALAELVGEWRGDETIATTRWGQGGSAVGNVSARFDLGGKALLLDYREERDGKLAMQAHAVFVAKQEPGEYALYWFDSYGFTPSQPATGHCDGRRLVFLRSSQRGQTRHIYESVADGVYRLMLESSFDGGVNWEPVMQGEYRRLDA, encoded by the coding sequence ATGGCCCCTCTGGAAATGAACGCACTGGCGGAATTGGTGGGCGAATGGCGTGGCGATGAAACCATCGCTACCACGCGCTGGGGGCAAGGCGGTAGCGCCGTCGGGAATGTGAGTGCGCGGTTCGATCTCGGCGGCAAGGCGTTGTTGCTGGACTATCGCGAAGAACGCGACGGTAAGCTCGCGATGCAGGCGCACGCAGTGTTTGTGGCGAAGCAAGAGCCCGGCGAATATGCCTTGTACTGGTTCGACAGTTACGGGTTTACGCCATCGCAACCTGCAACGGGGCATTGCGATGGCAGGCGCCTGGTGTTTTTGCGCAGTTCGCAGCGCGGACAAACGCGCCATATTTACGAATCGGTGGCGGATGGCGTTTATCGTTTGATGCTGGAGAGTTCGTTTGATGGTGGCGTTAATTGGGAGCCGGTTATGCAAGGCGAGTATCGAAGGTTGGATGCTTAG
- a CDS encoding sensor domain-containing protein: MNTAATGAPTTIAEYLEQLRTALRGADPALIQDALYDAEEHLRAELAEQPGRSESDMLAKVVGSYGAPEEVAELYRDQEIKIQRALRPPPRPKQRSWAGHFFGVAADPHTYGALFYMVLALATGIFYFTWAVTGISLSFGLSVLIIGIPFVVLFLGSVRVLSLVEGRIVETMLGVRMPRRPAFSTRGMSFWKRIGTMFSDPRTWGTLGYMILMLPLGIIYFTITITLLATSIALAAAPIVKLVLESMGMTQYSQCDGPSWVCDWVTWWSGWPGSILASIVGIAMFFATLHIVRAMGYLHGQVAKHLLVAGND; this comes from the coding sequence ATGAATACGGCTGCAACAGGGGCGCCAACCACAATTGCCGAATATCTGGAGCAATTGCGAACGGCTTTGCGCGGTGCGGATCCGGCATTGATCCAGGACGCGCTTTACGACGCGGAAGAGCATTTGCGCGCCGAGCTGGCCGAACAGCCGGGACGCAGTGAATCGGACATGCTCGCCAAAGTAGTAGGCAGCTACGGCGCGCCAGAAGAAGTGGCGGAGCTTTATCGCGATCAAGAGATCAAGATCCAGCGCGCCTTGCGTCCACCGCCGCGGCCGAAGCAGCGTTCGTGGGCGGGCCATTTCTTCGGTGTGGCAGCGGACCCGCACACCTATGGCGCGTTGTTCTACATGGTGTTGGCGCTGGCGACGGGCATCTTCTATTTCACCTGGGCCGTCACCGGAATCAGTTTGTCGTTCGGCTTGTCGGTGTTGATCATCGGTATTCCGTTTGTGGTGTTGTTTCTGGGTTCGGTGCGCGTGCTCTCGCTGGTCGAGGGGCGTATCGTGGAAACCATGCTCGGCGTGCGCATGCCGCGACGTCCCGCGTTTTCGACGCGCGGCATGTCGTTCTGGAAACGCATCGGCACCATGTTCAGCGATCCGCGCACATGGGGCACATTGGGTTACATGATCCTGATGCTGCCGCTCGGCATCATCTATTTCACGATCACCATCACGTTGCTTGCAACGTCGATCGCGTTGGCCGCTGCGCCAATCGTGAAGCTGGTTCTCGAATCCATGGGCATGACGCAGTATTCGCAGTGCGACGGCCCGTCGTGGGTGTGCGACTGGGTGACTTGGTGGTCGGGTTGGCCGGGCTCGATTTTGGCCAGCATCGTCGGTATCGCCATGTTCTTTGCGACCCTCCACATCGTGCGCGCCATGGGCTATCTGCATGGACAAGTCGCCAAGCATTTGCTGGTTGCCGGCAACGACTAG
- a CDS encoding PadR family transcriptional regulator, with translation MDDSAAHLKKFQKELSTGTVSLVLLAVLGQSRQPLYGYQIAKRLEELGEGVLAGKQSALYPVLRNLEGSGLLGSEVEPSVSGPPRRYYRITKLGREVLREWVAAWEGTRDSVDRVLQGELR, from the coding sequence GTGGACGATAGCGCGGCCCATCTCAAGAAATTTCAGAAAGAGCTGTCGACAGGCACAGTGTCGCTTGTGTTGTTGGCAGTGCTTGGGCAGTCGCGACAGCCGTTGTACGGCTATCAAATCGCCAAGCGATTGGAAGAGCTCGGCGAGGGTGTGCTGGCGGGAAAGCAGAGCGCGCTTTATCCGGTGCTGCGCAATCTGGAAGGCAGCGGTTTGCTGGGCAGCGAGGTGGAGCCTTCGGTTAGCGGGCCGCCGCGGCGTTATTACCGCATTACGAAATTGGGACGCGAAGTGTTGCGAGAGTGGGTCGCTGCGTGGGAGGGCACGCGCGATTCTGTCGACAGGGTTTTGCAAGGAGAGTTGCGATGA
- a CDS encoding MarR family transcriptional regulator translates to MKTNVKLAEYLCFAVYSTNLAFGKVYRPILDELGLTYTQFVTIIALWEEGEQTVSSLGEKLFLESNTLTPILKKLEAMGYVERVRNPADERQVFVGLTKSGRRLRERAFIADVVDACGLTSTEFSKLQKDIVKLRSNLLTALHDED, encoded by the coding sequence ATGAAAACGAACGTGAAGCTGGCCGAATACCTCTGCTTTGCCGTGTATTCGACGAACCTGGCCTTTGGCAAGGTGTATCGACCCATTTTGGACGAGCTTGGCCTTACCTATACGCAATTCGTAACCATCATTGCGCTTTGGGAAGAGGGCGAGCAGACCGTTAGCAGCCTAGGCGAAAAGCTCTTTCTCGAATCGAACACGCTCACCCCGATCCTCAAGAAACTCGAAGCCATGGGCTATGTGGAGCGCGTACGCAATCCTGCCGATGAGCGGCAGGTGTTTGTGGGTCTGACGAAAAGCGGTAGACGACTGCGCGAAAGAGCTTTCATCGCGGATGTGGTCGATGCCTGCGGCCTTACGTCCACGGAGTTCTCGAAGCTGCAAAAGGACATCGTGAAACTTCGCTCGAATCTTCTCACCGCGCTGCACGATGAGGATTGA
- a CDS encoding Ohr family peroxiredoxin: protein MTKIENVIFSGFTHTTVNHDPNAQRGDHGVVDIQLSAPGGDSHEFIGAVPHPTAEQFFAGAWSACYITALGLAASLKKVTLPADFAVDIQVDVGQAGPGWFLAAKFTVRLPGLDQDLAEKLVHAAHEICPYSKAVKGNIEVAVNVITA, encoded by the coding sequence ATGACCAAGATCGAAAACGTCATCTTCTCCGGCTTTACCCACACAACGGTAAACCACGACCCCAACGCCCAACGCGGCGATCATGGCGTCGTCGATATTCAGCTGTCCGCTCCCGGTGGCGACAGTCACGAATTTATCGGCGCCGTGCCCCACCCGACGGCCGAGCAGTTTTTCGCAGGCGCCTGGTCGGCCTGCTACATCACCGCGCTTGGCCTGGCCGCTTCGCTGAAGAAGGTTACGCTTCCGGCCGATTTTGCGGTGGATATTCAAGTCGACGTCGGTCAAGCCGGTCCGGGCTGGTTTTTGGCGGCCAAATTCACTGTCCGCTTGCCGGGCTTGGATCAGGACCTGGCGGAAAAATTGGTTCACGCCGCACATGAAATCTGCCCCTATTCGAAAGCGGTGAAGGGCAATATCGAAGTCGCCGTGAACGTTATCACTGCGTGA
- a CDS encoding SDR family oxidoreductase has product MKIKDAVVLVTGANRGLGLAFTRELLARGARKIYAGARDPATIVQPGVQPLRLDVTNANDLAAAVELASDVTLVINNAGIAQLGGFLGADSEEVTRRIFETNFFAMLGMSKAFAPILKANGGGALLNVLSVASWINRSNMAAYAASKAAAWSLTNSLRNELLNQQTQVMALHMGFVDTDLARDFDAPKTSAEDIVKRALDGLEAGLDEVLADDITLKVKQGMTAARPSYLPQVS; this is encoded by the coding sequence ATGAAAATCAAAGACGCTGTCGTCCTTGTCACGGGAGCCAATCGCGGCCTCGGACTGGCATTTACGCGCGAGTTGCTCGCACGCGGCGCCCGCAAAATTTACGCCGGCGCGCGCGACCCTGCGACGATCGTCCAACCCGGTGTTCAGCCCTTGCGTTTGGATGTCACCAACGCCAATGATCTTGCCGCCGCTGTAGAACTGGCATCGGATGTGACGCTGGTCATCAACAACGCAGGGATCGCGCAGCTGGGCGGTTTTCTCGGTGCGGACAGCGAAGAGGTCACGCGACGCATCTTCGAAACTAATTTCTTCGCGATGTTGGGGATGAGCAAGGCGTTTGCGCCGATCCTAAAGGCCAATGGCGGCGGCGCGTTGCTCAACGTGTTATCCGTCGCGTCGTGGATCAATCGCAGCAATATGGCCGCCTATGCGGCGAGCAAGGCCGCCGCGTGGTCGCTCACCAACTCATTGCGCAACGAACTTTTGAATCAGCAGACACAAGTGATGGCATTGCATATGGGCTTTGTCGACACCGATCTCGCGCGCGATTTCGATGCGCCCAAGACCAGCGCCGAAGATATCGTCAAGCGCGCGCTCGACGGACTCGAAGCCGGCCTGGACGAGGTGCTCGCCGATGACATCACCTTGAAGGTCAAGCAAGGCATGACGGCCGCCAGGCCGAGCTACCTGCCCCAGGTCAGTTGA